The following proteins are encoded in a genomic region of Variovorax paradoxus:
- the kdsA gene encoding 3-deoxy-8-phosphooctulonate synthase yields the protein MKLCGFDIGLDQPFFLIAGPCVVESEQLQMDTAGTLKEITSSLGIPFIFKSSFDKANRSSSTSFRGPGREKGLEILAKVKRELGLPVLTDVHTEEDITEAAKMVDVLQTPAFLCRQTDFIRAVAQSGKPVNIKKGQFLAPHDMKNVIDKARAAAKEAGLPEDSFMACERGASFGYNNLVSDMRSLAIMRETGAPVVFDATHSVQLPGGQGTTSGGQREMVPVLARAAIAVGVAGVFMETHPDPAKALSDGPNAVPLKHMKTLLETLLELDRITKKNGFLESSFN from the coding sequence ATGAAACTCTGCGGATTCGACATCGGGCTCGACCAGCCCTTCTTCCTGATTGCCGGTCCCTGCGTGGTCGAATCCGAGCAATTGCAGATGGACACGGCCGGCACGCTGAAGGAAATCACGTCCTCGCTGGGCATTCCATTCATCTTCAAGAGCAGCTTCGACAAGGCCAACCGTTCCTCGAGCACCAGCTTTCGTGGCCCGGGCCGCGAAAAGGGCCTGGAGATTCTTGCCAAGGTGAAGCGCGAGCTCGGCCTGCCGGTGCTGACCGACGTGCACACCGAAGAAGACATCACCGAGGCCGCCAAGATGGTCGACGTGCTGCAGACGCCCGCCTTCCTGTGCCGCCAGACCGACTTCATTCGCGCGGTGGCGCAGTCGGGCAAGCCGGTGAATATCAAGAAGGGTCAGTTCCTTGCGCCGCACGACATGAAGAACGTGATCGACAAGGCGCGCGCGGCGGCCAAGGAAGCCGGCCTGCCCGAAGACAGCTTCATGGCCTGCGAACGCGGCGCGAGCTTTGGTTACAACAACCTGGTGTCGGACATGCGTTCGCTCGCGATCATGCGCGAGACTGGCGCACCGGTGGTGTTCGACGCCACGCATTCGGTGCAGTTGCCGGGCGGCCAGGGAACGACCTCGGGCGGCCAGCGCGAAATGGTGCCGGTGCTGGCACGAGCGGCCATCGCGGTCGGCGTAGCCGGTGTCTTCATGGAGACGCACCCCGACCCCGCCAAAGCCTTGAGCGACGGCCCCAACGCCGTGCCGCTCAAGCACATGAAAACCCTGTTGGAAACACTGCTCGAGCTGGACCGCATCACCAAGAAGAACGGCTTCCTCGAAAGCTCCTTCAACTGA
- the dapA gene encoding 4-hydroxy-tetrahydrodipicolinate synthase, whose amino-acid sequence MEQLTGSIVALVTPMHDDGSVDYPALRRLIDWHIDEGTDCLGVVGTTGESPTVDVEEHCEIIRVSVEQAKGRVPVMAGCGANSTKEAIELAKFAKGVGADSQLQVVPYYNKPTQEGQYQHFKAIAEAVGDLPIVLYNVPGRTVADMAHDTVLRLAQVPGIIGIKEATGNIERAQWLIRDLPKHFAVYSGDDPTAVALMLCGGQGNISVTANIAPRKMHELCVAAIAGDVRKAMQIQFELMPLHRNLFVEPNPIPLKWAMSRLGLCGGTLRLPLTELAETNQPVVEAALSACGLLKG is encoded by the coding sequence TTGGAGCAACTGACAGGCAGCATCGTCGCTCTCGTCACGCCGATGCACGACGACGGCAGTGTCGACTATCCCGCCCTGCGCCGGCTGATCGACTGGCATATCGACGAAGGCACCGACTGCCTCGGCGTGGTCGGCACCACTGGCGAATCGCCCACGGTCGACGTGGAAGAGCACTGCGAAATCATCCGCGTGTCGGTCGAGCAGGCCAAGGGCCGCGTGCCCGTGATGGCCGGCTGCGGCGCCAATTCGACCAAGGAAGCCATCGAGCTCGCCAAGTTCGCCAAGGGCGTGGGCGCCGATTCTCAGCTGCAGGTGGTGCCCTACTACAACAAGCCGACGCAAGAAGGCCAGTACCAGCACTTCAAGGCCATTGCCGAAGCCGTGGGCGACCTGCCCATCGTGCTGTACAACGTGCCCGGCCGCACCGTGGCCGATATGGCGCACGACACCGTGCTGCGCCTGGCCCAGGTGCCGGGCATCATCGGCATCAAGGAAGCCACCGGCAACATCGAGCGCGCGCAGTGGCTCATTCGCGACCTGCCGAAGCACTTTGCGGTGTATTCCGGCGACGACCCGACCGCGGTGGCCCTCATGCTCTGCGGCGGCCAGGGCAACATCAGCGTCACGGCGAACATCGCGCCGCGCAAGATGCACGAGCTGTGCGTTGCGGCCATTGCGGGCGACGTGCGCAAGGCGATGCAGATCCAGTTCGAACTGATGCCGCTGCACCGCAACCTGTTCGTCGAACCGAACCCGATTCCTCTCAAGTGGGCCATGTCCAGGCTCGGACTTTGCGGCGGTACCCTGAGGCTGCCGCTCACCGAACTGGCCGAAACGAACCAACCCGTGGTCGAGGCTGCCCTGAGCGCCTGCGGACTGCTCAAGGGCTGA
- a CDS encoding outer membrane lipoprotein, translating to MKISMRFISIGASVLALATLTACVAPAPVYHTTRYPYQAPPQAVPYQEAAYVEYGHVANIEVLRSETRGSGTTGGGAVAGGVVGGVVGNQFGHGSGRAAATALGIVGGALLGNTIEAQNNGPRAYESYRISVQTDRGGYRAFDVQHPGDLRIGDRVRIDNGQISRM from the coding sequence ATGAAAATTTCAATGCGCTTCATTTCCATCGGCGCTTCCGTGCTGGCACTTGCCACGCTCACGGCCTGCGTCGCCCCCGCGCCGGTCTATCACACCACGCGCTACCCCTACCAAGCGCCGCCGCAGGCCGTTCCATACCAGGAAGCGGCGTATGTCGAGTATGGCCATGTGGCCAACATCGAAGTGCTGCGCAGCGAAACCAGGGGCAGCGGCACCACCGGCGGCGGCGCCGTGGCGGGTGGTGTCGTCGGCGGCGTGGTGGGCAATCAGTTCGGTCACGGCAGTGGCCGTGCCGCGGCGACCGCACTGGGCATCGTGGGCGGCGCGCTTCTGGGCAACACCATCGAAGCCCAGAACAACGGCCCGCGGGCCTACGAAAGCTACCGCATCTCGGTGCAAACCGACCGCGGCGGCTACCGTGCCTTCGATGTGCAGCACCCCGGCGACCTGCGCATCGGCGACCGCGTGCGCATCGACAACGGCCAGATCTCGCGCATGTAG
- a CDS encoding MBL fold metallo-hydrolase: MLRFRSLGSGSTGNAALVEATSGGRTSRLLIDCGFGLKQLDLRLARAGLAAGDIDAIFVTHEHGDHIGCAHSLSRRNRIPVWMSEGTWLATGGRDFEGRLNLARDEAEFAIGDISVQPFTVPHDAREPLQLRCSDGARTLGVLTDLGHATAHVLSSLRGVHALLLEFNHDSELLANSAYPAFLKLRVGGKHGHLSNEAAAEIARAVRHDGLRHVVAAHLSEQNNRPDIVRRLMAEALGGHEAEMLTASASEGSPWLDV, encoded by the coding sequence ATGCTCCGCTTCCGAAGCCTCGGCAGCGGCAGCACGGGCAATGCCGCGCTGGTCGAGGCGACCAGTGGCGGCCGCACCTCACGGCTCCTGATCGACTGCGGCTTCGGCCTCAAACAACTCGATCTGCGGCTTGCCAGGGCCGGGCTCGCGGCCGGCGACATCGACGCGATCTTCGTGACCCACGAGCACGGCGATCACATCGGCTGCGCCCATTCGCTGTCGCGGCGCAACCGCATTCCCGTCTGGATGAGCGAAGGCACCTGGCTCGCCACGGGCGGCCGCGATTTCGAAGGCCGGCTCAACCTCGCACGAGACGAAGCGGAGTTCGCGATCGGCGACATCTCGGTGCAGCCCTTTACCGTGCCGCACGACGCCCGCGAGCCGCTGCAGCTGCGCTGCTCCGACGGCGCGCGCACCCTGGGCGTGCTCACCGACCTGGGCCATGCCACGGCGCATGTGCTCTCCAGCCTGCGCGGCGTGCATGCGCTGCTGCTCGAGTTCAATCACGACAGCGAGCTGCTGGCCAATTCGGCCTATCCGGCCTTCCTGAAGCTGCGCGTGGGCGGCAAGCATGGCCACCTGTCGAATGAAGCGGCCGCGGAGATCGCACGCGCGGTTCGCCACGATGGCCTGCGCCATGTGGTCGCGGCGCATTTGAGCGAGCAGAACAACCGCCCCGACATCGTGCGGCGGCTCATGGCCGAAGCCCTCGGGGGCCATGAGGCCGAGATGCTCACGGCCAGTGCGTCGGAAGGCTCGCCCTGGCTCGACGTGTGA
- a CDS encoding JmjC domain-containing protein, with product MEITQPLPLLGGLSAAQFMRRYWQKKPLLVRQAIPAMVPPIERSALFALAEREEVESRLIRHGNTGWTLRHGPLARRALPPLKQPEWTLLVQGVDLHHDGVHALLQQFRFLPDARLDDLMISYASDKGGVGAHFDSYDVFLLQAQGRRRWSIGQQSDLRLQQGVPLKILENFEPEQSFVLEPGDMLYLPPRYAHDGVAVGDDCMTCSIGLRSSATGELGADLLARMAQAYSEALEDAGPTELARYRDPSQPAVNAPAAMPAALQAFARKAVDAALRDPDAIDRALGESLTEPKANVWFDEGGETPDVLHHVVLDRRTRMLYDARHLYINGESFRAGGADATLMRRLADQRALGPRELARASDGARALLAEWCEAGWLHAK from the coding sequence ATGGAGATCACACAACCGCTGCCGTTGCTCGGCGGCCTGAGCGCCGCGCAGTTCATGCGGCGGTATTGGCAGAAAAAGCCGTTGCTGGTGCGCCAGGCCATACCCGCCATGGTGCCACCGATCGAGCGCAGCGCGCTCTTTGCCCTGGCCGAGCGCGAGGAGGTGGAATCGCGCCTGATCCGCCACGGCAACACCGGCTGGACGCTCAGGCACGGGCCTCTCGCGCGCCGTGCGTTGCCGCCGCTGAAGCAGCCCGAATGGACCTTGCTGGTGCAGGGCGTCGATCTGCACCACGACGGCGTGCACGCATTGCTGCAGCAGTTTCGCTTCTTGCCCGATGCGCGCCTGGACGACCTGATGATCAGCTACGCCAGCGACAAAGGCGGCGTGGGCGCGCATTTCGACAGCTACGACGTGTTCCTGCTGCAGGCGCAGGGCCGGCGGCGCTGGTCGATCGGCCAGCAGAGCGATTTGCGCCTGCAGCAGGGTGTTCCGCTCAAGATTCTCGAGAACTTCGAGCCCGAGCAAAGCTTTGTGCTCGAGCCGGGCGACATGCTCTATTTGCCGCCGCGCTATGCGCACGACGGGGTCGCGGTCGGCGACGACTGCATGACCTGTTCCATCGGCCTGCGTTCGTCGGCGACCGGCGAGCTTGGTGCCGACCTGCTGGCGCGCATGGCGCAGGCCTATTCGGAGGCCCTGGAAGATGCCGGCCCCACCGAACTGGCGCGCTACCGCGACCCTTCGCAGCCCGCGGTCAATGCGCCGGCCGCCATGCCCGCCGCGCTGCAGGCCTTCGCGCGCAAGGCCGTCGATGCCGCGCTGCGCGACCCCGACGCCATCGACCGCGCGCTGGGCGAATCGCTGACCGAGCCGAAGGCGAATGTCTGGTTCGATGAAGGCGGCGAAACGCCGGACGTGTTGCACCACGTGGTGCTCGACCGCCGCACGCGCATGCTGTACGACGCGCGGCATCTCTACATCAACGGCGAGAGCTTTCGTGCCGGCGGCGCCGATGCCACGCTGATGCGGCGGCTGGCCGACCAACGCGCGCTCGGGCCGCGCGAACTGGCGCGTGCGAGCGACGGCGCGCGTGCGCTGCTGGCCGAGTGGTGCGAAGCGGGGTGGCTCCATGCCAAGTGA
- a CDS encoding FKBP-type peptidyl-prolyl cis-trans isomerase → MEISEQCVVGLTWTMKDTLGEVLDVLDEPVEFMVGGDDLFDVIEAALQGHEPGARVQLQLEPEQGFGDFNDQLLFLEPRSLFPEGTEEGMTFDGAALPPGVSEAMPKDVIYTVAEIYPDHLVLDGNHPLAGIAVRLDITVRSVREATEEEVGSGTAGTAFFKVPPTAPGNDLLH, encoded by the coding sequence ATGGAAATCTCTGAACAATGCGTGGTCGGCCTGACCTGGACGATGAAAGACACTTTGGGCGAAGTGCTGGACGTGCTCGACGAGCCCGTGGAATTCATGGTGGGGGGCGACGACCTCTTCGACGTGATCGAAGCCGCCCTGCAGGGCCATGAGCCCGGCGCCCGGGTGCAATTGCAGCTCGAACCCGAGCAAGGCTTCGGCGACTTCAACGACCAGTTGCTCTTTCTGGAGCCGCGCTCGCTGTTTCCCGAGGGCACCGAAGAAGGCATGACCTTCGACGGCGCCGCACTGCCCCCGGGCGTGAGCGAGGCCATGCCCAAGGACGTGATCTACACCGTGGCCGAAATCTACCCCGACCACCTGGTGCTCGACGGCAACCATCCGCTCGCAGGCATTGCGGTTCGGCTCGACATCACGGTTCGCTCGGTGCGTGAGGCCACCGAGGAAGAAGTCGGCAGCGGAACGGCGGGCACGGCCTTTTTCAAGGTGCCGCCGACCGCGCCGGGCAACGATTTGCTGCACTGA
- the dut gene encoding dUTP diphosphatase, which yields MKVDVRILDPRMVDQLPAYATPGSAGLDLRACLDEPITLEPNAWQLVGTGIAIHLADPGYAALILPRSGLGHKHGIVLGNLVGLIDSDYQGELKISAWNRSDTPFVLQPMERLAQLVIVPVVQAQFRVVTEFAASQRGEGGYGSTGKH from the coding sequence GTGAAAGTAGACGTTCGTATCCTCGATCCCCGCATGGTGGATCAATTGCCCGCCTATGCCACCCCCGGCAGCGCAGGCCTCGATCTCAGGGCCTGCCTCGACGAGCCCATCACGCTGGAGCCCAATGCTTGGCAACTCGTGGGCACGGGCATCGCCATCCACCTCGCGGACCCCGGCTACGCCGCTTTGATCCTTCCGCGCTCGGGCCTCGGCCACAAGCACGGGATCGTGCTCGGAAACCTCGTAGGGCTGATCGACAGTGACTACCAGGGCGAACTCAAGATCAGCGCCTGGAACCGCAGCGACACGCCGTTCGTGCTCCAGCCGATGGAGCGGCTTGCGCAACTCGTGATCGTGCCTGTGGTGCAGGCGCAGTTTCGGGTGGTCACAGAATTTGCGGCTTCGCAACGCGGTGAAGGCGGCTACGGCTCCACCGGCAAACACTGA
- a CDS encoding class I SAM-dependent methyltransferase has translation MATEDTAASHAGLAASEWIARWSHLLAPGAAVLDVAYGQGRHMQWFAGRGHAVTGVDRSTEATEAASAFGRTVTADIESGPWPFAGRVFGAVVVTNYLWRPRLADIVAAVAPGGVLLYETFAAGNETVGKPSRPDFLLQPGELLAACRELRVVAYENGFLAEPERFVQRIAAVRAGNAASGQPERHLLRGN, from the coding sequence ATGGCCACGGAAGACACCGCAGCTTCGCACGCGGGACTGGCCGCGTCGGAATGGATCGCCAGGTGGTCGCACCTGCTCGCCCCCGGGGCGGCCGTGCTCGACGTTGCCTACGGGCAAGGACGGCACATGCAGTGGTTTGCGGGGCGCGGGCACGCGGTCACGGGTGTCGATCGCTCGACCGAAGCGACCGAAGCCGCAAGCGCCTTCGGCCGCACCGTGACGGCCGACATCGAATCGGGCCCCTGGCCCTTCGCAGGCCGGGTCTTCGGCGCCGTGGTCGTGACCAACTACCTCTGGCGGCCGCGCCTGGCCGACATCGTGGCCGCCGTTGCGCCAGGCGGCGTGCTGCTCTACGAAACCTTTGCCGCCGGCAACGAAACGGTGGGTAAGCCCTCGCGCCCCGATTTTCTGCTGCAGCCCGGCGAACTGCTGGCTGCATGCCGGGAGCTGCGCGTGGTGGCTTACGAGAACGGCTTTCTTGCCGAACCTGAACGCTTCGTGCAGCGCATTGCCGCGGTCCGAGCCGGCAATGCCGCATCAGGCCAACCTGAACGCCATCTCCTGCGGGGAAACTGA
- the bamC gene encoding outer membrane protein assembly factor BamC: MKNLSHISRFALLALVVSLAACSVLEGDKIDYKSAGKAPTLEVPPDLSQLSRENRYAVPGGAVTANAYQAGATNAPGIPTAVANIGDVRMERSGTQRWIVINRSPDQLWDPVKDFWQESGFLLTTEQRNLGIMETDWAENRAKLPQDIIRGTLGKLVDSVYSTGELDRFRTRLERTPNGTEIFISHRGMQEVYNNSRQDQTVWQPRPSDPELETEFLRRLMVKLGVSQEQSKILAATTAPTKTATVANAGGQPVVQINEGFDRAWRRVGLALDRTGFTVEDRDRSAGIYYVRYVTPNADKKEPGFFGKLFGSSSSKNEAPIKFRILVKGQGESTTVSVLNESGAPETSANAQRIVQVIADDLK; the protein is encoded by the coding sequence TTGAAGAACCTTTCGCACATCTCGCGATTCGCACTGCTGGCCCTCGTTGTCAGCCTCGCCGCCTGCTCCGTTCTCGAGGGCGACAAGATCGACTACAAGAGCGCCGGCAAAGCCCCGACCCTCGAAGTCCCGCCCGACCTGTCGCAGCTTTCGCGCGAAAACCGCTATGCGGTGCCGGGCGGCGCGGTCACGGCCAACGCCTACCAGGCAGGCGCCACCAACGCGCCGGGCATTCCCACCGCGGTGGCCAACATCGGCGACGTCCGCATGGAGCGTTCGGGCACGCAGCGCTGGATCGTCATCAACCGCTCGCCCGACCAGCTCTGGGATCCGGTGAAAGACTTCTGGCAGGAAAGCGGCTTTCTGCTGACCACCGAGCAGCGCAACCTCGGCATCATGGAAACCGACTGGGCCGAGAACCGCGCCAAGCTGCCGCAGGACATCATCCGCGGCACGCTGGGCAAGCTGGTCGATTCGGTCTACTCGACCGGTGAACTCGACCGCTTCCGCACCCGCCTGGAGCGCACGCCCAACGGCACCGAGATCTTCATCAGCCACCGCGGCATGCAAGAGGTCTACAACAACAGCCGCCAAGACCAGACCGTATGGCAGCCCCGCCCGAGCGACCCTGAACTCGAAACCGAGTTCCTGCGCCGCCTGATGGTCAAGCTCGGCGTTTCGCAAGAACAGTCGAAGATCCTGGCCGCCACCACCGCGCCGACCAAGACCGCCACCGTTGCCAACGCGGGCGGCCAACCGGTCGTGCAGATCAATGAAGGCTTCGACCGCGCATGGCGCCGCGTGGGCCTGGCGCTCGACCGCACCGGCTTCACCGTGGAAGACCGCGACCGCAGCGCCGGCATCTACTACGTGCGCTACGTGACCCCCAACGCGGACAAGAAGGAACCCGGCTTCTTCGGCAAGCTGTTCGGCAGCTCTTCCAGCAAGAACGAAGCGCCGATCAAGTTCCGCATCCTCGTGAAGGGCCAGGGCGAATCGACCACGGTCTCGGTGCTGAACGAATCCGGCGCACCTGAAACCTCGGCCAATGCGCAACGCATCGTCCAGGTCATTGCCGACGACCTGAAGTAA
- a CDS encoding CTP synthase, whose translation MTKFVFVTGGVVSSLGKGIASASLAAILESRGLKVTLIKLDPYINVDPGTMSPFQHGEVFVTDDGAETDLDLGHYERFITTRMRKANNFTTGQIYKTVLEKERRGDYLGKTVQVIPHITNEIQEYIKRGAGLGTAHEVDVAIVEIGGTVGDIESLPFLEAVRQMSLRNGPNNSAFVHLSYVPWIAAAGELKTKPTQHTAKELRAIGIQADVLLCRADRPIPDDERAKISLFSNVPEWGVISMWDVDTIYKVPRMLHEQGLDGLICDKLRINTPPAKLTRWDELVYEVEHPQQEVSIAMVGKYVDLSDSYKSLNEALRHAGMKNHARVKIDYIDSETISPQDVSRLAKYDAILVPGGFGQRGVEGKISAARFAREGKVPYLGICLGMQVATIEYARHVAGLKNANSTEFDPETPCPVIALITEWKDADGTVKTRNEKSDLGGTMRLGAQSSDVAAGTLAHSIYGDVVTERHRHRYEANVNYLDELRAAGLVISALTQREHLTEIVELPQDVHPWFMGVQFHPEFKSTPWSGHPLFNAFIKAALDHKARSAGGTKNLKAVA comes from the coding sequence ATGACCAAATTTGTCTTCGTCACCGGTGGTGTCGTATCTTCCCTTGGCAAGGGAATCGCCTCCGCCTCCCTCGCCGCGATCCTCGAATCGCGCGGCCTCAAGGTCACTCTCATCAAGCTCGATCCGTACATCAATGTCGACCCCGGCACGATGTCACCGTTCCAGCATGGCGAAGTGTTCGTCACCGACGACGGTGCCGAAACCGACCTCGACCTCGGCCACTACGAGCGCTTCATCACCACGCGGATGCGCAAGGCCAACAACTTCACCACCGGCCAGATCTACAAGACCGTGCTCGAAAAAGAGCGCCGCGGCGACTACCTCGGCAAGACGGTACAGGTGATTCCGCACATCACCAACGAAATCCAGGAATACATCAAGCGCGGCGCCGGCCTCGGCACCGCCCATGAAGTGGACGTGGCGATCGTCGAAATCGGCGGCACGGTCGGCGACATCGAATCGCTGCCGTTCCTCGAGGCGGTGCGCCAGATGAGCCTGCGCAACGGTCCGAACAACTCGGCCTTCGTGCACCTGAGCTATGTGCCCTGGATCGCCGCCGCCGGCGAGCTCAAGACCAAGCCCACGCAACACACCGCCAAGGAACTGCGCGCCATCGGCATCCAGGCCGACGTGCTGCTGTGCCGCGCCGACCGCCCGATCCCGGACGACGAGCGCGCCAAGATCTCCCTGTTCTCGAACGTGCCCGAATGGGGCGTGATCTCGATGTGGGACGTCGACACCATCTACAAGGTGCCGCGCATGCTGCACGAGCAGGGCCTCGACGGCCTCATCTGCGACAAGCTGCGCATCAACACGCCGCCCGCCAAGCTCACCCGCTGGGACGAGCTGGTCTACGAAGTCGAGCATCCGCAGCAGGAAGTCAGCATTGCCATGGTCGGCAAGTACGTCGACCTGTCCGACAGCTACAAGTCGCTGAACGAAGCGCTGCGCCATGCCGGCATGAAGAACCATGCCCGCGTGAAGATCGACTACATCGATTCCGAAACCATTTCTCCGCAAGACGTTTCGCGCCTTGCCAAGTACGACGCCATCCTGGTGCCCGGCGGTTTCGGCCAGCGCGGCGTCGAAGGCAAGATTTCGGCGGCCCGCTTTGCACGCGAAGGCAAGGTGCCCTACCTCGGCATCTGCCTGGGCATGCAGGTGGCCACCATCGAATACGCGCGCCACGTGGCGGGCCTCAAGAACGCCAACAGCACCGAGTTCGACCCCGAAACGCCCTGCCCCGTGATCGCGCTGATCACCGAGTGGAAGGACGCCGACGGCACCGTGAAGACGCGCAACGAGAAGTCCGACCTCGGCGGCACTATGCGCCTGGGCGCGCAGAGCTCCGACGTGGCCGCCGGCACGCTGGCCCACAGCATCTACGGCGACGTGGTGACCGAACGCCATCGCCACCGCTACGAAGCCAACGTCAACTACCTGGACGAACTGCGCGCCGCCGGCCTGGTGATTTCCGCGCTCACGCAGCGCGAGCACCTGACCGAAATCGTCGAATTGCCGCAAGACGTGCACCCCTGGTTCATGGGCGTGCAGTTCCACCCCGAATTCAAGTCGACGCCCTGGAGCGGCCATCCGCTGTTCAACGCCTTCATCAAGGCGGCGCTCGATCACAAGGCGCGCAGTGCGGGCGGTACCAAGAACCTGAAGGCTGTGGCATGA
- the coaBC gene encoding bifunctional phosphopantothenoylcysteine decarboxylase/phosphopantothenate--cysteine ligase CoaBC, which yields MQDLAGKHIVLGLTGGIACYKSAELCRLFVKAGATVQVVMTEAAEQFITPVTMQALSGRTVYTSQWDAREPNNMPHINLSREADAIVLAPCSANFVARLVQGRADDLLSLMCLARPMDRVPLLIAPAMNREMWAHPATQRNLMQVSADGATVLGVGSGWQACGETGDGRMLEPAQLLEDITAFFAPKLLAGQKLLVTAGPTFEPLDPIRGITNHSSGKMGFAIARAAREAGAEVTLVAGPVHLPTPRGVSRIDVLSAQDMLEATLRAAQSASIFVATAAVADWRPATHSEQKIKKDGSGKTPVLNFVENADILLAVAKSERAQSRQLFCVGFAAESENLAEHAKAKRQRKGIPLLVGNIGPLTFGQDDNALLLVDANGTRELPRAPKLTLARELMTEIAARLPDWRV from the coding sequence ATGCAAGATCTCGCAGGCAAACACATCGTCCTGGGCCTTACCGGTGGTATTGCCTGCTACAAGTCGGCGGAGCTGTGCCGCCTGTTCGTGAAGGCGGGCGCCACGGTGCAGGTGGTGATGACCGAGGCGGCCGAGCAGTTCATCACGCCGGTCACGATGCAGGCGCTCTCGGGTCGCACGGTCTACACCTCGCAGTGGGACGCGCGCGAGCCCAACAACATGCCCCACATCAACCTGAGCCGCGAGGCCGATGCCATCGTGCTCGCGCCGTGCAGTGCCAATTTCGTGGCGCGGCTGGTGCAGGGGAGGGCCGACGACTTGCTGAGCCTCATGTGCCTGGCTCGCCCGATGGACCGCGTGCCGCTCTTGATTGCACCGGCCATGAACCGCGAGATGTGGGCGCATCCGGCCACCCAGCGCAACCTGATGCAGGTGTCGGCCGACGGCGCCACCGTGCTGGGCGTGGGCAGCGGATGGCAGGCCTGCGGCGAGACGGGCGACGGACGCATGCTCGAGCCGGCGCAACTGCTCGAAGACATCACCGCCTTCTTTGCGCCCAAGCTTCTCGCGGGCCAGAAGCTGCTCGTGACCGCAGGGCCCACCTTCGAGCCGCTCGACCCGATACGCGGCATCACCAACCATTCGTCCGGGAAGATGGGTTTTGCCATTGCGCGCGCCGCCCGCGAAGCCGGCGCGGAGGTGACGCTGGTGGCCGGCCCGGTGCACCTGCCCACGCCGCGCGGCGTGAGCCGCATCGACGTGCTTTCGGCGCAGGACATGCTCGAGGCGACCCTGAGGGCTGCGCAGTCTGCTAGCATTTTTGTAGCGACGGCCGCGGTGGCCGACTGGCGGCCCGCCACTCACAGCGAGCAAAAGATCAAGAAGGACGGCAGCGGCAAGACACCCGTGCTGAATTTCGTCGAGAACGCCGACATCCTGCTCGCGGTCGCGAAGAGCGAGCGAGCCCAATCCCGCCAGTTGTTCTGCGTCGGATTCGCGGCCGAGAGTGAGAACCTGGCCGAGCATGCCAAGGCCAAGCGCCAGCGCAAGGGGATTCCGCTCCTGGTCGGAAACATCGGCCCGCTGACCTTCGGCCAGGACGACAATGCGCTGCTGCTGGTGGATGCCAACGGCACGCGTGAATTGCCGCGCGCGCCCAAGCTCACCCTGGCGCGCGAGCTCATGACCGAGATCGCCGCACGTCTGCCTGACTGGAGGGTCTGA